The following are from one region of the Microbacterium sp. cx-55 genome:
- a CDS encoding leucyl aminopeptidase, protein MPHPELHFTSAPLNETTADAVLLALPPLDASLFESTSPDGDWPAIRTALEAVGFSGAPGVFQRVLVPGLENVPVAVVGTGSAPDADALRFAVGAGIRSLIGFDTVSVIAPGVTGNARALAEGAGLGGYRFEGYKADGAKKRAATVTIHAEGSDEDLRVAQVASSATALVKDLVSIPAEWFGPEDFAQRAAEVVSDLPVEITVLDESDLRTEGYGGILGVGQGSDRPPRLVRLDYAPEGASRHVALVGKGITFDTGGLSLKPASSMVGMKYDMCGAATALAVLVAAAELGAPVHVTAWLCIADNMPSGRAIRPGDVLRIKDGTTVEVLNTDAEGRLVLADGLVAASSEHPDLIVDVATLTGAITVALGNRHAGVMGDDAAVAEYLAASERAGELAWRLPLPPHMEDDLDSPIADMVNAKIGDPAGGSLFAGLFLQRFVGRASDDADAPRIPWVHLDIAGVGMNKGGGYGFTEKGPTGATVRSLIELLTGQA, encoded by the coding sequence AGCCGTCGGATTCTCCGGCGCCCCGGGCGTGTTCCAGCGTGTCCTCGTCCCTGGCCTCGAGAACGTCCCGGTGGCGGTCGTCGGCACGGGATCCGCACCGGATGCGGACGCCCTGCGTTTCGCCGTCGGCGCCGGCATCCGCTCGCTCATCGGGTTCGATACCGTCAGCGTCATCGCGCCGGGTGTCACAGGGAATGCGCGTGCCCTCGCGGAGGGCGCCGGTCTCGGCGGCTACCGCTTCGAGGGGTACAAAGCCGACGGCGCAAAGAAGCGCGCCGCGACCGTCACCATCCACGCCGAGGGCTCCGACGAAGACCTGCGTGTCGCGCAGGTCGCATCCTCGGCGACGGCGCTCGTAAAGGACCTCGTCTCGATCCCGGCCGAGTGGTTCGGACCGGAGGACTTCGCACAGCGGGCCGCCGAGGTCGTCTCGGACCTCCCGGTCGAGATCACCGTGCTCGACGAGAGCGACCTCCGCACCGAGGGCTACGGCGGAATCCTCGGCGTCGGTCAAGGATCGGACCGCCCGCCCCGTCTCGTGCGTCTCGACTATGCGCCCGAGGGGGCCTCGCGGCATGTCGCGCTCGTAGGCAAGGGCATCACCTTCGACACCGGCGGGCTGTCGCTGAAGCCGGCGTCGTCGATGGTCGGCATGAAGTACGACATGTGCGGGGCCGCGACCGCTCTCGCCGTCCTCGTCGCCGCCGCAGAACTCGGCGCCCCCGTGCACGTCACGGCATGGCTCTGCATCGCCGACAACATGCCCTCCGGACGCGCCATCCGCCCCGGTGACGTGCTGCGCATCAAGGACGGCACGACCGTCGAGGTACTCAACACCGACGCAGAAGGTCGACTCGTCCTCGCCGATGGCCTGGTCGCGGCGAGCAGCGAGCACCCCGACCTGATCGTCGATGTCGCCACGCTCACCGGCGCGATCACGGTCGCGCTCGGCAACCGTCACGCGGGAGTCATGGGCGACGACGCCGCCGTCGCCGAGTACCTCGCGGCATCCGAACGGGCCGGCGAACTGGCGTGGCGACTGCCGCTGCCCCCGCACATGGAGGACGACCTCGACTCGCCGATCGCCGACATGGTGAACGCGAAGATCGGCGACCCGGCGGGCGGGTCGCTGTTCGCGGGTCTGTTCCTGCAGCGTTTCGTCGGACGCGCGAGCGATGACGCCGACGCACCGCGCATCCCCTGGGTGCACCTCGACATCGCCGGTGTCGGCATGAACAAGGGCGGCGGCTACGGCTTCACCGAGAAGGGCCCGACCGGCGCAACGGTTCGAAGCCTCATCGAGCTCCTCACCGGTCAGGCCTGA
- the lpdA gene encoding dihydrolipoyl dehydrogenase translates to METDIVVIGGGSGGYAAALRAAELGKRVMIIERDKVGGTCLHRGCVPTKALLHVAETADSVREATSLGVLADLQGFDVPRMHAFREGIVAKKYKGLEGLLRARGVETVIAEGTVVAPGRVRAGDVEITASDIIVATGAQTRTLPGVEISGRVLSSEQALALDEIPGSVIVLGGGVIGVEFASLWRSLGAEVTIVEALDHLVPTEDDALRTQLARAFRKRGIQTRLGARFASVAQTDTGVTVALEGGDELHADYLLVAVGRAPVTAGLGLEDAGVQIDRGFIVTDADLRSTAPGIWAVGDVVAGPQLAHRGFQHGIQVAERIAGQHPVPVSDELVPRVVYTSPELASVGLTRAQAVERFGEDGIAAVDYNLAGNARTEIIGGSGTARVIRRVDGPVIGVHLAGPRVGELISEAQLVVGWDAHPEDIAPFIHAHPTQSEALGEAFLALAGKPLHVL, encoded by the coding sequence GTGGAAACCGACATCGTCGTCATCGGCGGCGGAAGCGGCGGCTACGCCGCGGCCTTGCGTGCGGCGGAACTCGGCAAGCGGGTCATGATCATCGAACGAGACAAGGTCGGCGGAACGTGCCTGCACCGCGGCTGCGTCCCGACGAAGGCGCTCCTGCACGTCGCGGAGACGGCCGATTCCGTGCGCGAAGCGACCTCACTCGGCGTCCTGGCCGATTTGCAGGGCTTCGACGTGCCGCGCATGCACGCGTTCCGCGAAGGCATCGTCGCGAAGAAGTACAAGGGCCTGGAGGGTCTCCTCCGCGCCCGCGGAGTCGAGACCGTGATCGCAGAAGGCACGGTCGTCGCGCCGGGCCGAGTGCGCGCGGGAGACGTCGAGATCACCGCATCCGACATCATCGTCGCCACCGGCGCGCAGACGCGAACGCTGCCCGGCGTCGAAATCTCCGGGCGAGTGCTCTCGAGCGAGCAGGCGCTGGCGCTCGATGAGATCCCCGGCTCGGTCATCGTGCTGGGCGGCGGCGTGATCGGAGTCGAGTTCGCGAGCCTCTGGCGTTCGCTCGGCGCCGAGGTGACGATCGTCGAGGCACTGGACCACCTCGTCCCCACCGAGGACGACGCGCTGCGTACACAGCTCGCGCGCGCCTTCCGCAAGCGCGGCATCCAGACCCGCCTCGGCGCGCGATTCGCATCGGTGGCGCAGACCGACACGGGTGTCACGGTCGCGCTCGAGGGCGGAGACGAGCTGCACGCCGACTACCTGCTGGTCGCGGTCGGCCGCGCTCCCGTCACCGCGGGTCTCGGACTCGAAGATGCCGGCGTGCAGATCGACCGCGGCTTCATCGTGACGGATGCGGACCTTCGCTCCACGGCGCCGGGAATCTGGGCGGTCGGCGATGTCGTCGCCGGACCGCAGCTCGCGCACCGCGGATTCCAGCACGGCATTCAGGTCGCCGAGCGCATCGCGGGCCAGCATCCCGTGCCGGTGTCCGATGAGCTCGTCCCGCGGGTCGTCTACACGAGTCCCGAACTCGCCTCGGTCGGGCTCACCCGAGCCCAGGCGGTCGAGCGCTTCGGAGAAGACGGCATCGCCGCCGTCGATTACAACCTGGCCGGCAACGCCCGCACTGAGATCATCGGCGGATCCGGCACCGCCCGGGTCATCCGCCGCGTCGATGGCCCCGTCATCGGCGTGCACCTCGCCGGACCGCGCGTCGGAGAGCTCATCTCCGAAGCGCAACTCGTCGTCGGGTGGGACGCGCACCCCGAGGACATCGCCCCGTTCATTCACGCACATCCGACTCAGAGCGAAGCGCTGGGCGAGGCATTCCTCGCCCTGGCCGGCAAGCCGTTGCACGTCCTCTGA